The Neobacillus sp. PS3-34 genome has a window encoding:
- a CDS encoding rhomboid family intramembrane serine protease produces the protein MNIQEDFVFWRLAYLFIHDHGYRVIQLFENQRELWLEKLENKSVPVIRLLRQDLNWSNTMQRDIELVALNGEKIRKQLVRGDLNVLNIYVSAYPPVDDYEFRINKPFTFGESNKTFVHTVVLSNQEYQDGFQKLSVFTGSDVSFPIQGEYQLEEVATVKKAALEHAVKVVKAERDIFNHGKPIFTYIFLAVQIAIFLFLEANGGSTNSATLIKYGAKFNPLILEGEWWRFITPIFLHIGFLHLAMNSLALYYLGTTVERLFGSTRFVFIYLAAGFFGSVASFIFSGDISAGASGAIFGCFGALLYFGTIFPKLFFRTMGMNVFILLAVNLAFGFSASGIDNAGHLGGLAGGFLATGIVHFPKKKKVALQLLFLLITVAIAVGSLKYGFSGKA, from the coding sequence TTGAATATTCAAGAAGACTTTGTATTTTGGAGGCTGGCGTATTTATTTATACATGATCATGGCTATCGGGTGATTCAACTCTTTGAAAATCAAAGGGAACTTTGGCTCGAGAAATTAGAAAATAAGAGTGTTCCGGTTATCCGATTATTGCGGCAAGATCTCAACTGGAGCAATACCATGCAAAGGGACATTGAACTGGTAGCTTTAAATGGGGAAAAGATACGGAAACAGCTTGTTCGGGGCGATTTGAATGTCCTTAATATATATGTCAGTGCATATCCGCCTGTTGACGACTATGAGTTCAGGATTAACAAGCCATTTACTTTCGGTGAAAGCAACAAAACCTTTGTTCATACAGTAGTGTTGTCAAACCAAGAATATCAGGACGGTTTTCAAAAGCTTTCCGTATTTACAGGGAGTGATGTTTCTTTTCCAATACAGGGAGAATATCAGCTAGAGGAAGTGGCCACAGTTAAGAAAGCAGCGCTTGAGCATGCTGTAAAAGTGGTGAAAGCTGAAAGAGACATTTTTAATCATGGCAAACCAATTTTTACTTATATATTCCTGGCTGTACAGATCGCTATTTTTTTATTTTTAGAAGCTAACGGGGGCAGTACGAATTCGGCAACACTTATTAAATATGGCGCTAAATTTAATCCCTTGATTCTTGAGGGTGAATGGTGGCGATTTATCACCCCGATTTTCCTTCATATTGGTTTCCTGCATCTCGCGATGAATTCTCTGGCACTATATTATTTAGGAACAACAGTCGAACGTTTATTTGGAAGTACCCGATTTGTATTTATTTACCTAGCCGCCGGATTTTTCGGCTCTGTTGCCAGTTTTATATTTAGTGGGGATATATCTGCAGGGGCAAGCGGTGCAATATTTGGCTGCTTTGGAGCACTTTTGTACTTTGGGACTATTTTCCCTAAATTATTTTTTAGGACAATGGGAATGAATGTTTTTATCCTTCTGGCCGTTAATCTCGCATTTGGTTTCTCGGCTTCAGGAATTGATAATGCGGGTCATCTTGGAGGATTGGCAGGAGGTTTTCTGGCAACCGGCATTGTTCATTTTCCCAAAAAGAAGAAAGTGGCTCTTCAGCTATTATTTCTATTGATAACTGTAGCAATTGCCGTGGGTTCATTAAAATATGGTTTCAGCGGAAAAGCATAG
- a CDS encoding tetratricopeptide repeat protein produces MFPEAKAHLLKTIKLEPDFHEAYYNLALISLEENNWVQAKKYAEEQLT; encoded by the coding sequence ATGTTTCCAGAAGCGAAAGCTCATTTGCTGAAAACGATCAAACTCGAACCGGATTTCCATGAAGCATACTACAATCTTGCACTGATCAGTCTGGAAGAAAATAACTGGGTGCAGGCAAAAAAATATGCTGAAGAGCAGCTGACCTAA
- a CDS encoding YqgQ family protein gives MKTIYDIQQFLKSYGTIIYIGDRAADLEMMESELKELYHSQLIEPREFQTALLILRHEIQMEKEKRK, from the coding sequence ATGAAAACGATTTATGATATTCAACAATTTTTAAAAAGCTATGGAACAATTATTTATATTGGTGACCGTGCTGCTGATCTGGAAATGATGGAATCTGAATTAAAGGAGCTGTATCACTCCCAATTAATTGAGCCAAGGGAATTCCAGACAGCCCTTTTGATTTTGAGGCATGAAATCCAAATGGAAAAGGAAAAGAGAAAATAA
- a CDS encoding ROK family glucokinase, whose protein sequence is MAEKWLVGVDLGGTTTKLAFINMYGEIQHKWEIPTDNSNDGKNITINIAKTIDQKLEELGQEKTKLAGIGMGAPGPVNYATGVIYNAVNLGWPDNYPLKDLLEVETNLPALIDNDANCAAIGEMWKGAGNGAKDLVCVTLGTGVGGGVIANGNIVQGVSGAAGEIGHITSIPEGGAPCNCGKTGCLETIASATGIVRIAMEELKKEDAAGELKDIFAANDLVSAKNVFDAARNGDALALLVLEKVSLHLGLALANIANTLNPEKIVLGGGVSKAGNVLLDQVKINFDKFAFPRVKKSTTLALATLGNDAGVIGAAWLIKNKSSIQ, encoded by the coding sequence ATGGCGGAAAAATGGTTAGTAGGTGTAGATTTAGGCGGAACAACAACCAAGCTTGCCTTTATTAATATGTATGGTGAAATTCAGCATAAATGGGAAATTCCAACTGACAACTCAAACGACGGTAAAAACATTACCATAAATATTGCAAAGACAATAGATCAAAAGCTGGAGGAGCTTGGCCAGGAGAAGACTAAGCTTGCTGGTATCGGGATGGGCGCTCCGGGACCAGTCAATTATGCAACAGGGGTAATTTATAACGCTGTAAATCTTGGCTGGCCGGATAATTATCCGTTAAAAGACCTCCTGGAGGTTGAAACGAATTTGCCTGCACTTATTGATAATGATGCCAACTGTGCTGCTATCGGTGAAATGTGGAAAGGAGCAGGAAACGGCGCTAAAGACCTTGTATGTGTTACTTTAGGTACCGGTGTAGGCGGAGGAGTTATTGCCAATGGCAATATTGTACAAGGGGTAAGCGGTGCTGCGGGTGAAATAGGCCATATAACTTCCATTCCTGAGGGTGGAGCTCCATGTAATTGTGGCAAAACTGGATGCCTTGAGACAATCGCATCGGCAACTGGAATAGTAAGGATTGCTATGGAAGAACTTAAGAAAGAAGATGCCGCAGGTGAACTGAAGGATATCTTCGCAGCGAATGACCTTGTCTCAGCAAAGAATGTATTTGATGCTGCCAGAAATGGCGATGCATTAGCCCTGTTAGTTTTGGAAAAAGTATCCCTCCATTTAGGGCTTGCCCTTGCGAATATTGCTAATACGCTCAACCCTGAAAAAATTGTTTTGGGCGGTGGGGTTTCAAAAGCGGGCAATGTTTTACTTGATCAAGTGAAAATCAATTTTGATAAATTTGCTTTCCCACGAGTGAAAAAATCAACTACGCTTGCGTTAGCAACTTTAGGTAACGATGCCGGTGTAATCGGAGCAGCTTGGCTGATTAAAAATAAATCGTCTATTCAATAA
- a CDS encoding M14 family metallocarboxypeptidase: MLLDIEQLKEIYPFLSFNQIGESILGKPIHEIRIGSGPKKVHMNASFHANEWITSLVLMNLVESYLLSLTNGYRMDGMNPLSIYHQIELSIVPMVNPDGVDLAINGPPSERAEEVLEINGKNTEFVHWKANIRGIDLNNQYPAKWEVEKERKLPKSPAPRDYPGDLPLTEPEAIAMANLAIENSFDCIVAFHTQGKEFYWGYEGFETVEAEEIALEIERRSGYKAVRYVDSHAGYKDWFIQEFGKPGYTIELGKGINPLPLSQLNQILSEAGGVFLAIINKNLPID; this comes from the coding sequence TTGCTACTTGATATAGAGCAATTAAAAGAAATATATCCGTTCCTTTCCTTCAATCAGATTGGAGAGAGCATACTCGGTAAGCCAATCCATGAAATCAGAATAGGAAGTGGACCTAAAAAGGTACACATGAACGCATCCTTCCATGCCAACGAATGGATTACTTCGCTTGTATTAATGAATCTAGTTGAATCCTACTTATTATCTTTAACAAACGGTTATAGGATGGACGGAATGAATCCTTTATCGATCTACCATCAAATCGAACTTTCGATTGTCCCCATGGTTAATCCCGATGGTGTTGATCTCGCAATCAACGGCCCGCCTTCCGAAAGGGCTGAAGAAGTTCTGGAGATAAACGGAAAAAATACTGAGTTTGTTCATTGGAAAGCGAATATCCGCGGAATTGACCTAAATAATCAATACCCGGCGAAATGGGAAGTGGAAAAAGAAAGAAAGCTTCCAAAATCGCCCGCCCCAAGAGATTATCCTGGAGATCTGCCCTTGACTGAGCCGGAGGCCATCGCAATGGCTAATTTGGCAATAGAGAATTCTTTTGATTGTATCGTGGCATTTCATACACAGGGGAAGGAATTCTATTGGGGTTATGAAGGATTTGAAACTGTTGAAGCGGAGGAAATCGCACTGGAAATTGAACGCAGGAGCGGTTACAAGGCGGTAAGATATGTTGATAGCCATGCTGGGTATAAGGACTGGTTTATACAGGAATTCGGAAAACCAGGCTATACGATTGAACTTGGAAAAGGAATCAATCCCTTGCCGTTATCCCAGCTAAATCAAATCTTATCGGAAGCAGGAGGTGTTTTTTTAGCTATCATAAATAAAAATCTTCCGATAGACTAA
- a CDS encoding MTH1187 family thiamine-binding protein: protein MAIVDVTVIPIGTETPSVSKYVAEIQRVLKKYEAEEKIRFQLTPMNTIIEGELPVLFEVIQAIHEVPFNEGIQRVATNIRIDDRRDVKRKMEEKVQRVNNLIQE, encoded by the coding sequence ATGGCAATTGTGGATGTTACAGTTATTCCAATCGGAACAGAAACGCCAAGTGTCAGCAAGTATGTGGCGGAAATACAAAGAGTCCTGAAAAAGTACGAAGCTGAAGAAAAAATACGTTTCCAACTTACACCAATGAACACGATTATTGAGGGAGAGCTGCCTGTCCTTTTTGAAGTGATTCAAGCCATTCATGAAGTTCCGTTTAATGAAGGAATTCAGCGGGTAGCAACAAATATCAGAATCGATGACCGCCGTGATGTTAAGAGGAAAATGGAAGAGAAAGTCCAAAGAGTGAACAATTTAATACAAGAATAG
- a CDS encoding DUF2759 domain-containing protein: protein MGLVIIFALVCLLAGYGTLTALKNKNLMGIIFGGGAFLVFGFFVIMTILHHGFPTEAH from the coding sequence ATGGGACTTGTTATCATTTTCGCATTGGTTTGTTTGCTTGCCGGCTATGGCACTTTGACAGCACTCAAAAATAAAAACCTTATGGGTATTATTTTTGGTGGTGGTGCGTTTTTAGTTTTTGGCTTTTTTGTCATTATGACTATATTGCACCATGGATTCCCAACAGAAGCTCACTAA
- a CDS encoding MBL fold metallo-hydrolase has protein sequence MKWFRLPLGAIQTNCYIITEEDGTCLIIDPGDEGAKLIEWLKNKKLKPAAILLTHAHFDHIGAVDQVRDFFNIPVYLHINEKKWLSDPALNGSQFFPMAEPMRIKPADHFLNKEEKMVLGSFEFFVFETPGHSPGSVSYYFEKEGFIFSGDALFKGSIGRTDLAGGNEKQLLKSIHEKLLSLPEGTWVLSGDGPETTIEEEMDTNPFLNGF, from the coding sequence ATGAAATGGTTCAGACTCCCCTTAGGGGCTATACAGACCAATTGCTACATAATTACTGAGGAGGATGGAACCTGTCTGATTATTGACCCGGGCGATGAGGGTGCAAAGCTTATTGAATGGCTTAAAAACAAAAAATTAAAACCTGCAGCTATTTTATTAACCCATGCTCATTTTGACCATATCGGTGCTGTTGACCAAGTAAGAGATTTTTTTAATATTCCAGTGTATCTGCACATAAATGAAAAAAAGTGGCTTAGTGATCCTGCCCTTAATGGTTCGCAATTTTTTCCGATGGCTGAACCAATGCGGATAAAACCGGCAGATCATTTTTTAAATAAGGAAGAGAAAATGGTTTTAGGCAGCTTTGAGTTTTTCGTCTTTGAAACTCCGGGACATTCTCCTGGCAGTGTTTCGTATTATTTTGAAAAGGAAGGATTTATATTTTCAGGTGATGCGTTATTCAAAGGCAGCATAGGAAGGACGGACCTGGCAGGAGGGAACGAAAAACAGCTTTTAAAAAGTATCCATGAAAAGCTATTATCCCTGCCGGAAGGGACCTGGGTATTATCCGGCGATGGCCCTGAAACAACCATTGAGGAAGAAATGGACACAAACCCATTTTTGAATGGTTTTTAA
- a CDS encoding SAM-dependent methyltransferase, with the protein MITYLKELISNSPTKLISYADYINIALYHPELGYYMKDKEKIGIRGDFITSSSISSIYGRMFAKWFLRLTENENIPSAVCEIGGGNGRFARAFLEEWSASASKPLTYVIVETSPFHRKLQRNLLNPESEVVQLGSIEEFSNLSFEGMVFSNELFDALPVHVIENEKGKLVEIMIGLENMKLVEVKVPLTNPDILSFIKESGIELWENQRMEVPVNIEDMVNAISKGLKKGIVVTVDYGYTNEEWQLPSRRKGSLRGYFKHQMEENVLLNPGEMDITSHIHFDWLIDRGEKYGLNLVEKIRQDEFLLKAGILKELDAHYDPNPFSEISKRNRAIRSLIMPSGMSSSFHVVLQQKGLYLSEGDYFIE; encoded by the coding sequence ATGATTACGTACTTAAAAGAGCTCATATCCAATTCCCCAACTAAATTAATTTCATATGCAGATTATATCAATATTGCCCTTTACCATCCTGAATTGGGCTATTATATGAAGGATAAAGAAAAGATTGGGATCCGCGGCGATTTTATTACATCAAGCAGCATCTCTTCGATTTATGGCAGGATGTTCGCAAAATGGTTTTTACGTTTAACAGAAAATGAGAATATCCCTTCAGCAGTTTGTGAAATTGGGGGAGGGAACGGAAGATTTGCAAGGGCCTTCCTAGAAGAATGGAGTGCTTCAGCCTCAAAGCCTCTTACATATGTAATTGTCGAAACCAGTCCGTTTCACAGAAAGCTGCAAAGGAATTTGCTTAATCCCGAATCTGAAGTGGTACAGCTTGGAAGCATTGAAGAGTTTTCAAATTTGTCCTTTGAAGGAATGGTCTTTTCAAATGAACTATTTGATGCTCTTCCAGTCCATGTTATTGAAAATGAAAAAGGAAAGCTTGTTGAAATCATGATTGGATTAGAAAATATGAAATTAGTGGAAGTAAAAGTTCCATTAACCAATCCGGATATCCTATCATTTATAAAAGAATCGGGTATAGAATTGTGGGAAAATCAGCGGATGGAAGTCCCGGTGAATATCGAGGATATGGTGAATGCCATTTCTAAAGGCTTAAAAAAAGGAATAGTGGTAACCGTTGATTACGGCTATACAAATGAAGAATGGCAGCTGCCATCACGAAGGAAGGGAAGCCTTCGTGGATACTTTAAGCATCAAATGGAGGAAAACGTGTTATTGAATCCGGGAGAAATGGATATCACTTCACATATTCATTTTGATTGGCTGATTGATAGAGGAGAAAAATATGGCTTGAATTTGGTGGAAAAAATCAGGCAGGATGAGTTTTTATTGAAAGCTGGCATTTTAAAAGAGCTTGATGCCCATTACGATCCTAACCCATTCTCTGAGATTAGCAAGCGGAACAGGGCAATACGCAGCCTTATTATGCCCTCAGGCATGAGCTCCAGTTTCCATGTTGTCCTCCAGCAAAAAGGTTTGTATCTATCAGAGGGTGATTATTTTATAGAGTGA
- a CDS encoding helix-turn-helix domain-containing protein has protein sequence MEQTLKITNVLSDPTRYYIYQYITKRHQEVTVQEVADNFNIHPNVARLHLSKLEDVNMLVSETKKTGKGGRPSRLYRLSDDVIQLHFPYRDYMLLSKVAIQTMISLGEEGKKALYITGKKFGAEIIDQEISKKMQPGNELEFDQKLNILKSAATLAGFYPEFEANGDKTKIYFKIYNCPFREVAQEHTETVCKMHHEFLKGMFEALFDSVQLIESENMITGCETCSYQALVTN, from the coding sequence ATGGAACAAACTTTAAAAATCACGAACGTTTTATCAGATCCAACACGGTACTACATTTATCAATACATTACTAAACGACATCAAGAAGTAACGGTACAGGAAGTAGCTGATAATTTTAATATTCATCCAAACGTAGCAAGGCTTCATTTATCAAAGCTGGAAGACGTCAATATGCTGGTTTCTGAGACAAAGAAGACAGGAAAAGGCGGAAGGCCAAGCAGATTGTACCGACTCTCTGATGACGTAATCCAGCTTCATTTTCCCTACCGAGATTATATGCTATTATCAAAGGTCGCCATCCAAACAATGATTTCCCTTGGAGAAGAAGGAAAAAAGGCGCTTTATATTACTGGAAAAAAATTTGGTGCAGAAATAATCGACCAGGAGATTTCAAAAAAAATGCAGCCTGGCAATGAATTAGAATTTGATCAAAAGTTAAATATCCTAAAAAGCGCAGCGACTCTTGCAGGCTTCTATCCAGAATTTGAAGCCAATGGAGACAAAACAAAAATCTATTTTAAAATTTATAATTGTCCTTTCAGGGAAGTGGCACAGGAACATACAGAAACAGTATGCAAGATGCATCATGAATTCCTAAAGGGTATGTTCGAAGCTTTATTCGATTCGGTTCAATTAATTGAAAGCGAAAACATGATTACTGGATGTGAAACTTGCTCCTATCAGGCGCTGGTCACAAACTAA
- a CDS encoding Spx/MgsR family RNA polymerase-binding regulatory protein, with product MDQLIFYTYPSCTSCRKTKKWLSLNSISYHERHLFRETPSYEEVLKILSLTTEGIDEILATRSQKFKQLGIDVNELPLSEMVKLLIEDPTLLRRPILTDGKKLIIGHNPDALKNLTGRSPYKMSG from the coding sequence ATGGACCAATTAATCTTTTACACGTACCCAAGCTGCACTTCTTGCCGCAAGACAAAGAAATGGCTTTCATTAAATTCCATTTCTTATCATGAACGGCATTTATTCAGAGAAACACCAAGTTATGAGGAAGTACTGAAAATTTTATCGCTTACAACGGAAGGTATTGATGAAATATTGGCTACGAGGAGTCAAAAATTTAAACAGCTGGGGATTGATGTAAACGAGCTCCCACTTTCAGAAATGGTTAAATTGCTGATCGAAGATCCAACATTACTGCGACGCCCCATTCTTACAGATGGAAAAAAATTAATCATTGGTCACAATCCAGATGCTTTAAAAAATCTGACTGGAAGAAGCCCCTATAAAATGTCGGGCTGA
- the comGB gene encoding competence type IV pilus assembly protein ComGB, producing MKQRKWSVFEQAVFLRKIAELLSRGYPLSEAIESLAYQLPPFRKEELMNCLVYLNKGLPLHHVLSQIGFNKDLTGYVYFAEQHGSFADALLEGSSLAIKREKDRQKLLKLLNYPLLLIFLTGGMFYFVQKTLLPRFTSLFKTMNLQANFFTKVVYAFGKYFPFAIELLLVLLIIASIYYFYIFRKKSLLTQRKYLIRIPLAGRILALLYTQYFSVQLSFLLGGGLSITESLLLFEKNRSQPFYSDLGKEIKTRLLTGENLEEIIRGFPFFEKDFSKIVKHGQENGKLEKELLFYSQHCVASLEDKIEKYLRTIQPVLFLFIGFLVVSMYLSILLPMFHLMDGV from the coding sequence ATGAAACAACGTAAATGGAGCGTATTTGAACAGGCTGTTTTTTTAAGGAAAATCGCCGAACTCTTATCAAGAGGCTACCCATTATCAGAAGCGATTGAGTCACTCGCATATCAGCTTCCTCCATTTCGAAAGGAAGAATTGATGAATTGTTTGGTTTATTTAAATAAAGGCCTGCCACTTCACCATGTGTTATCCCAAATCGGCTTTAACAAGGATTTAACAGGATACGTATATTTTGCTGAACAGCATGGCAGCTTTGCAGATGCCCTACTGGAAGGGAGCAGCCTTGCAATAAAGCGTGAAAAGGATCGGCAAAAGCTTTTGAAACTATTGAATTATCCTCTCCTGCTTATTTTTCTAACAGGCGGAATGTTTTATTTCGTCCAAAAAACACTGCTGCCAAGGTTTACTTCTCTTTTTAAAACAATGAATTTGCAGGCCAACTTTTTCACAAAAGTCGTATACGCATTTGGGAAATACTTTCCCTTTGCAATAGAGCTGTTGCTGGTATTATTAATAATTGCCTCTATCTATTACTTCTATATTTTCCGCAAAAAATCACTCCTTACACAAAGAAAATACCTTATCCGCATACCGCTAGCCGGGCGTATTCTGGCATTGTTATATACACAGTATTTTTCAGTCCAATTAAGTTTTTTATTGGGAGGTGGACTATCCATAACTGAATCTTTGCTCCTATTTGAAAAAAACAGGAGCCAGCCTTTTTACAGTGATCTAGGGAAGGAAATTAAGACAAGGCTGCTTACTGGAGAGAATCTGGAGGAAATTATTCGTGGCTTTCCGTTTTTTGAAAAGGACTTTTCGAAAATCGTTAAACACGGGCAGGAAAATGGCAAATTGGAAAAAGAGCTATTATTCTACAGCCAGCATTGTGTAGCCTCTCTTGAGGATAAAATTGAAAAGTATCTTAGGACCATTCAACCAGTTCTTTTTCTTTTTATTGGTTTTCTTGTCGTTTCAATGTATTTATCAATCTTACTGCCCATGTTCCATTTGATGGATGGAGTTTAA
- the comGC gene encoding competence type IV pilus major pilin ComGC has translation MRQIKNKKQAGFTLIEMMIVMLVISVLLIITIPNITKHNSNINNKGCQAFIKMVQAQVQSYEMDKGKYPANVQELVTAGYLKEGVTGCPDGKTEIKISADGEVTQVASTTTP, from the coding sequence ATGAGACAAATAAAAAATAAAAAACAAGCCGGTTTTACCTTAATTGAAATGATGATCGTCATGCTCGTAATCTCGGTTTTACTAATTATCACGATTCCGAATATTACAAAACACAACTCAAACATAAATAATAAGGGCTGTCAGGCTTTCATAAAAATGGTCCAAGCCCAGGTTCAATCTTACGAAATGGATAAAGGCAAATACCCTGCAAATGTCCAGGAGCTTGTAACCGCGGGATACTTGAAGGAGGGTGTGACAGGATGCCCGGATGGAAAAACTGAAATAAAAATTAGCGCAGATGGCGAGGTTACTCAGGTTGCCAGTACCACAACTCCATAA
- the comGD gene encoding competence type IV pilus minor pilin ComGD yields MPVPQLHNKNSGFTLVESLIVFSVFMLLATVTAFMVRPQYQYAEKQSFLTQLKADLLYGQQYAISHQHEVTVNFIPEQHYYCIRDNYLRPFIVERTYPDNITISPGSMPLYFKYLPDGNVSKFGNFYITINGKEYHFTILIGKGRFYVPEE; encoded by the coding sequence TTGCCAGTACCACAACTCCATAATAAAAATAGCGGTTTTACACTGGTAGAATCGTTAATCGTTTTTTCAGTTTTTATGTTACTCGCTACAGTAACTGCTTTTATGGTTAGACCGCAGTATCAGTATGCGGAAAAACAATCATTTCTTACGCAATTAAAGGCAGATTTGCTCTATGGCCAGCAATATGCTATTTCACATCAGCATGAAGTTACCGTCAATTTTATTCCAGAACAACACTATTATTGTATTCGCGACAATTATCTCAGACCATTTATTGTAGAGAGGACCTATCCAGACAATATTACGATTTCTCCAGGCTCTATGCCTCTATATTTTAAGTATTTGCCTGACGGGAATGTGAGTAAGTTCGGCAATTTTTACATTACTATCAATGGAAAGGAATACCATTTTACTATTTTGATAGGAAAGGGCCGCTTTTATGTACCGGAAGAGTGA
- a CDS encoding prepilin-type N-terminal cleavage/methylation domain-containing protein, whose protein sequence is MNYWNNSGFTLIEAMAALSIFLMIVFFISPVFQIMMDNRDLKMRVQQMEWDVFCSQAKKRSKDE, encoded by the coding sequence GTGAATTATTGGAATAATAGTGGCTTCACATTAATTGAAGCAATGGCTGCCCTATCCATTTTTCTGATGATTGTCTTTTTTATTTCCCCTGTATTTCAAATTATGATGGATAATAGAGATTTAAAAATGCGTGTTCAACAAATGGAATGGGACGTTTTTTGTAGCCAGGCAAAAAAAAGAAGTAAGGATGAGTAA
- a CDS encoding ComGF family competence protein yields the protein MSKFAEIINGKLILTKETEKVTYEKYGTNLRRRVNLTGHEIMLQNVSEATFDVMKNSVHISVKDLHGKEYETVIYSVIDWNG from the coding sequence ATGAGTAAATTTGCTGAAATAATCAATGGCAAATTGATTCTGACAAAGGAAACAGAAAAGGTGACCTATGAAAAATATGGAACCAATCTGAGAAGGCGTGTTAACCTGACGGGACATGAGATTATGCTTCAAAATGTCAGTGAAGCAACGTTTGATGTCATGAAAAATTCTGTCCATATTTCCGTGAAGGATTTACATGGTAAAGAATATGAGACTGTGATCTATTCAGTAATCGATTGGAATGGATAG
- the comGG gene encoding competence type IV pilus minor pilin ComGG has protein sequence MKRNGFTYPLTLCILIVFLLFIASHIEQHITERKLTAETKKILREEYYMMASMKKTEKMLQAGDQKNGIYQFNSGRVAYQMELLPGGVQKITFNLTLNSGETALGYGYFDNTAKKMVKWIEKN, from the coding sequence ATGAAGAGAAATGGTTTTACGTATCCGTTGACATTGTGTATATTGATCGTGTTTTTGTTATTTATTGCCTCTCATATCGAGCAGCATATAACGGAAAGAAAGCTGACAGCTGAAACAAAAAAAATTTTAAGAGAAGAATATTATATGATGGCTTCAATGAAGAAAACAGAAAAGATGCTGCAGGCAGGCGATCAAAAGAATGGGATCTATCAATTTAATAGCGGAAGAGTGGCATATCAAATGGAATTATTGCCAGGAGGTGTTCAAAAAATAACCTTTAACCTTACGCTGAATTCCGGAGAGACTGCCCTTGGATATGGTTACTTCGATAACACAGCAAAAAAGATGGTAAAATGGATAGAAAAGAATTAA
- a CDS encoding shikimate kinase, with amino-acid sequence MKTIYLIGFMGAGKTSAGKELSRRLNIPFYDTDDEIIKETGKTISDLFSEFGEEEFRSLETRVLKKIAVEDAVVATGGGMVLREENREWMKSNGIVIFLEAAPQEILNRLSGDTSRPLLSGDKEKIISVLMEQRLGLYQETSHFQIRTDGKFLNEVVDEIVHSLK; translated from the coding sequence ATGAAAACAATCTACCTTATTGGTTTTATGGGAGCCGGAAAAACATCGGCCGGAAAAGAATTAAGCAGACGGTTGAATATCCCATTTTATGATACAGATGATGAAATCATAAAAGAAACCGGAAAGACGATTTCCGATTTATTTTCCGAATTTGGTGAAGAGGAATTCCGTTCTCTGGAAACCAGAGTATTAAAAAAAATAGCCGTAGAGGATGCAGTAGTAGCAACTGGCGGGGGCATGGTGTTGCGTGAAGAAAATCGGGAATGGATGAAATCAAATGGCATCGTTATTTTTCTGGAAGCAGCACCTCAAGAAATTCTGAACAGACTTTCAGGAGACACATCTCGCCCTTTATTATCAGGAGATAAAGAAAAGATTATTTCAGTTTTAATGGAACAGAGGCTTGGATTGTATCAGGAAACGTCCCATTTTCAGATTCGGACCGATGGGAAGTTTCTAAATGAAGTGGTCGATGAAATCGTCCATAGTTTAAAATAA
- a CDS encoding YqzE family protein, with protein sequence MKTNDYVKYMTQIFVKYMDQTKADRKKMRLERKEARAAFWYRWFGILPYVLYSEVKNRNIKKKQA encoded by the coding sequence GTGAAAACCAATGACTACGTAAAATATATGACCCAGATATTTGTGAAATATATGGATCAGACCAAAGCAGATCGAAAAAAAATGAGGCTGGAACGAAAAGAAGCGAGAGCAGCATTTTGGTATCGATGGTTTGGGATACTCCCATATGTTCTTTATTCCGAAGTGAAGAATCGAAATATAAAAAAGAAGCAGGCATAA